The proteins below come from a single Mya arenaria isolate MELC-2E11 chromosome 8, ASM2691426v1 genomic window:
- the LOC128244561 gene encoding uncharacterized protein LOC128244561, producing the protein MHSTPCCNVEHFFKKHWKRKKRFVREKNICFKCLDSVKHYARDCRVAVKCSICGKGHVAALHGGETQNQQDVTAKCTTLCGDTLIGRSCSKTVLVDIYPKGQFEKAVRAYVIIDDQSNCSLGTGELFDKLSIYGQTTPYTLSSCNGRATKFGRRTNDICIKSIDGSTEIDVPRVIECDDIPNELSEIPTPDVARAYSHLNHIADTIPNLQGDCKVQLLIGRDVPEAHHVMDQAIGSRGTPFAQKLALGWVIVGEVCSGRVHTNEDVSVYKTYIMPDGRGTHIKPCQFNLNIKENQDPDFQSLDDTLFVRTVDDDTTGLSAEDKQFVKLMDSKMERDQNGFWTAPLPFKDDRPELPNNRAQAWRRAQILDNSLKNNSVKRQHFVTFMGKVIDSGAAEVAPCAIQQECWYLPLFGVYNPKKPGQIRGVFDSSAVYQNISLTSVLMSGPDMINSLLGILLRFRRDEVAVSADVEQMFYRFRVTHEHRDFLRFLWYRDNDPDKELIEYRMCVHVFGNCASPSVATYGLRKAVQTAEKDIQNLVNKDFYVDDCLTSKPTVDQAIITVKRTQTALRDGGNIRLHKIASNNVAVMHAFPQEDLGGDLKSLDLSVDPLPAQRSLGLAWDLKKDAFIFNIEMENKPFTRRGVLSMVNSIYDPLGFIAPITISGKILLREATPSGVDWDAPLPPNHEMRWLEWKQSLQNTETIAIPRAYTTISFSTAKKSSVNIFSDASEVAIAAVSYLKVIDQVGESSSGFLLGKAKLAPTQGHSIPRLELCGAVLATELAVIISKQLDIPIASMTFFTDSKVVLGYICNETRRFYTYVSNRVERILNVSTPEQWQYVSTTRNPADCATRCRPVCLDVSDSMWIKGPPLLKDQELQIEDNIEESKNYDLINPENDSEIRPEVLTRKTVNVESSITSKFEKFSTWQSLVRAFALLKRSCKDHKKVAKPDVVTSHIEAENFIVRIVQESSYEEEIQLLLSKRAVPASSSLSTLSPFLDEKSVLRVGGRLTKADVPSISKQPIIIPKKSHIALLLVRHFHEKVQHQGRLLTESTLRNNGFWIIGAKRLISSTIHKCVICKRQRGKFQSQYMSDLPEDRVTPSAPFTVIGVDTFGPWHIVARKTRGGFAESKRWGMLFTCLSTRAVHIEVIEELSSSAFINAFRRFVAIRGPVKEVRSDRGTNFIGALDDLKAEGICVEDGPVKKYLHDSKITWKFNPPHSSHMGGVWERIIGLTRRILDSMLLKTHAQKLTHYILCTFMCEVCAIINSRPIASISTDPDDPEMMTPGMLLTQKKEPLEGLDSTLSMRDIYKAQWKYVQVMANTFWKQWRNGYLQTLQTRRKWPSVLENLKTGDVVLVKDVEEHRNHWPLGIVVRVFQSGSDSNIRSVEVRIVKDKKCVNYVRPITELVLLVD; encoded by the coding sequence ATGCACAGCACTCCTTGTTGCAATGTagaacatttcttcaaaaaacattGGAAGAGAAAAAAACGATTTGTTAGAGAGAAGAACATTTGTTTCAAGTGTTTAGATTCAGTTAAACACTACGCAAGGGACTGTCGAGTTGCCGTGAAATGCTCCATTTGTGGAAAAGGTCACGTTGCGGCACTTCACGGCGGGGAGACGCAGAACCAACAGGACGTTACAGCAAAGTGCACGACTTTGTGTGGCGATACACTCATCGGAAGGTCGTGTAGTAAAACTGTTCTTGTCGACATATATCCAAAAGGTCAATTTGAAAAGGCTGTCAGGGCATATGTTATCATTGACGATCAAAGCAACTGTAGCTTGGGTACTGGCGAACTATTTGATAAATTGAGTATTTATGGACAGACCACTCCGTACACGTTGTCGTCATGCAATGGCCGTGCTACAAAGTTTGGTAGACGCACTAACGATATATGTATTAAATCGATTGATGGTTCCACAGAGATTGATGTTCCTCGAGTCATAGAGTGCGATGATATTCCAAACGAACTATCAGAGATACCCACTCCAGACGTGGCAAGAGCGTATAGTCATCTGAACCACATTGCGGATACAATTCCTAACCTACAAGGAGACTGCAAGGTGCAGCTTCTTATAGGACGTGATGTTCCTGAAGCCCACCATGTTATGGACCAAGCCATTGGATCCCGTGGCACTCCGTTCGCTCAAAAGTTAGCGCTTGGTTGGGTTATAGTGGGAGAGGTGTGTTCAGGGCGTGTGCACACAAACGAAGATGTCTCCGTGTACAAGACCTACATCATGCCCGATGGCAGAGGCACACACATCAAACCATGCCAATTCAACCTGAATATAAAGGAAAATCAAGATCCTGATTTTCAGTCGCTTGATGATACCTTGTTTGTTCGAACAGTTGATGACGATACGACTGGACTCTCTGCAGAAGACAAACAGTTTGTAAAACTTATGGACTCTAAAATGGAACGTGACCAGAATGGCTTCTGGACTGCACCTCTTCCGTTCAAGGATGACAGACCCGAGCTACCTAACAACAGAGCACAGGCGTGGCGCCGAGCTCAAATCCTAGATAATAGCTTGAAGAACAATTCGGTGAAGAGACAGCATTTTGTCACCTTTATGGGCAAGGTCATCGATAGCGGAGCTGCTGAAGTTGCACCCTGTGCTATTCAACAAGAGTGTTGGTATCTTCCACTATTTGGCGTCTACAACCCGAAGAAACCTGGGCAGATAAGAGGTGTATTCGATTCGTCGGCAGTCTACCAGAATATCTCATTGACCAGTGTTCTCATGTCAGGCCCTGACATGATAAACAGCCTGCTAGGAATTCTTCTCAGATTCCGTAGAGACGAAGTCGCTGTTTCGGCCGATGTAGAGCAGATGTTCTATCGCTTTCGAGTCACTCATGAGCATCGTGATTTCCTTCGTTTTCTGTGGTACAGAGATAATGATCCTGACAAAGAACTCATTGAATATAGAATGTGTGTTCACGTATTTGGAAACTGTGCTTCCCCATCTGTTGCTACATATGGTCTACGCAAAGCTGTACAAACTGctgaaaaagacattcaaaatcTGGTTAACAAGGACTTTTATGTAGATGACTGTTTAACGTCTAAGCCTACTGTTGATCAAGCAATAATTACAGTGAAAAGAACTCAGACAGCTTTACGTGATGGTGGAAACATTCGGCTACATAAAATTGCATCAAACAATGTCGCTGTAATGCACGCCTTCCCTCAGGAAGACCTTggaggtgatttaaaatcactAGATCTTAGTGTAGATCCTCTTCCTGCCCAGCGAAGTCTCGGATTGGCCTGGGACTTGAAGAAGGACGCcttcatcttcaatatcgaAATGGAAAACAAGCCTTTCACCAGAAGAGGCGTACTTTCCATGGTGAACAGTATCTATGACCCCCTTGGTTTCATCGCTCCGATAACCATAAGTGGCAAGATACTACTACGTGAAGCTACACCGTCCGGTGTAGACTGGGATGCTCCTCTCCCACCAAACCATGAGATGAGATGGCTAGAATGGAAGCAGTCCTTACAAAACACAGAGACAATTGCTATTCCTCGTGCCTACACTACGATTTCCTTCAGTACAGCAAAGAAGAGTTCAGTGAATATCTTCTCAGACGCTTCAGAAGTAGCTATTGCTGCAGTGTCTTATTTGAAAGTGATCGACCAAGTTGGTGAATCCAGTTCTGGGTTTCTGTTAGGAAAAGCTAAGTTAGCCCCTACACAAGGACATAGTATTCCTAGGTTAGAACTGTGCGGCGCAGTTTTAGCCACTGAGTTAGCTGTTATAATATCTAAGCAGTTAGACATACCGATAGCTTCCATGACATTCTTTACTGATAGCAAAGTGGTGCTAGGATACATTTGCAACGAAACTAGGAGGTTCTACACGTATGTGAGCAATCGTGTTGAAAGAATATTGAATGTATCTACACCAGAGCAATGGCAGTACGTTTCAACGACCCGTAATCCTGCCGATTGTGCAACCAGATGTCGACCAGTTTGCCTAGATGTTAGCGACAGTATGTGGATTAAAGGTCCTCCTCTTCTGAAAGATCAAGAGCTTCAGATAGAGGATAACATCGAAGAGTCCAAGAACTATGACCTGATCAACCCTGAAAATGACAGTGAGATTCGACCTGAAGTTCTCACAAGGAAAACAGTGAACGTTGAATCCAGTATAACTAGCAAGTTTGAAAAGTTTTCTACTTGGCAGTCTTTGGTGAGAGCATTCGCGCTCTTGAAAAGGTCGTGTAAAGATCACAAAAAAGTAGCAAAACCTGATGTGGTTACGAGTCACATTGAAGCAGAAAACTTCATAGTACGTATAGTTCAAGAGAGCAGTTATGAAGAGgaaattcagttattgttgAGCAAGAGAGCTGTACCTGCAAGTAGCAGTCTGTCTACATTGAGTCCATTTCTAGACGAGAAAAGTGTCTTGCGTGTTGGTGGCAGATTAACAAAGGCAGATGTTCCGTCTATCAGTAAACAGCCAATCATCATCCCGAAGAAGTCTCACATAGCTCTTCTTCTTGTGAGACATTTCCACGAGAAAGTTCAACACCAAGGCAGACTACTTACTGAATCCACTTTGCGTAACAATGGCTTCTGGATTATTGGTGCGAAGAGACTTATTTCCAGTACTATTCATAAGTGTGTCATCTGCAAAAGACAGCGTGGTAAATTTCAAAGTCAATACATGTCCGACCTACCTGAAGACAGAGTTACTCCAAGTGCTCCCTTTACAGTGATTGGCGTAGATACATTTGGACCATGGCACATTGTTGCCCGCAAGACCAGAGGCGGATTTGCAGAAAGTAAAAGATGGGGCATGCTTTTCACATGCTTGAGTACTAGGGCAGTGCATATTGAAGTTATTGAAGAGTTAAGCAGTTCAGCCTTCATAAATGCATTTAGAAGATTTGTAGCCATAAGAGGACCAGTCAAAGAGGTTCGATCAGATCGTGGTACGAATTTCATTGGGGCGCTTGATGATCTCAAAGCCGAAGGCATTTGTGTAGAAGATGGACCTGTAAAGAAATACCTTCACGACTCGAAGATAACTTGGAAATTCAACCCTCCACACTCGTCACACATGGGAGGAGTGTGGGAGAGAATCATTGGACTCACGCGTAGAATCCTAGACTCTATGCTCTTGAAGACACACGCGCAAAAGTTGActcattacattttgtgtacATTCATGTGTGAAGTGTGTGCGATTATCAACTCCCGACCTATTGCTTCAATCTCTACGGACCCAGACGATCCTGAAATGATGACCCCGGGAATGCTGCTAACCCAGAAGAAGGAACCTTTGGAAGGATTGGACTCAACCCTGAGTATGAGGGACATATACAAAGCGCAATGGAAGTACGTTCAGGTGATGGCAAACACTTTCTGGAAACAGTGGCGTAACGGATACCTTCAAACTTTGCAAACACGGCGAAAGTGGCCAAGTGTTCTAGAAAATTTGAAAACCGGAGACGTTGTTCTTGTTAAGGATGTTGAAGAACATCGAAACCATTGGCCATTGGGGATCGTTGTTCGTGTCTTCCAAAGTGGAAGTGACTCAAACATTCGTTCAGTGGAAGTACGCATcgttaaagacaaaaaatgtgtaaattatgTTAGACCAATCACGGAGTTGGTACTCCTAGTGGATTGA